One region of Manis pentadactyla isolate mManPen7 chromosome 9, mManPen7.hap1, whole genome shotgun sequence genomic DNA includes:
- the RGS8 gene encoding regulator of G-protein signaling 8 isoform X2, which yields MRTGQRQRLSTEEATRWADSFDVLLSHKYGVAAFRAFLKTEFSEENLEFWLACEEFKKTRSTAKLVSKAHRIFEEFVDVQAPREVNIDFQTREATRKNMQEPSLTCFDQAQGKVHSLMEKDSYPRFLRSKMYLDLLSQSQRRLS from the exons gAGATTATCTACAGAAGAAGCTACGAGGTGGGCAGATTCCTTTGATGTACTTCTCTCCCATAAGT ATGGAGTGGCTGCATTCCGTGCCTTCTTGAAGACGGAGTTCAGCGAGGAGAACCTGGAGTTCTGGCTGGCCTGTGAGGAGTTCAAGAAGACCAGGTCAACTGCAAAACTGGTCTCCAAGGCCCACAGGATCTTTGAGGAGTTTGTGGATGTGCAGGCTCCGAGGGAG GTAAACATAGACTTCCAGACTCGAGAAGCCACGAGGAAGAACATGCAAGAACCATCcctgacttgctttgaccaagcCCAGGGAAAAGTACACAGCCTCATGGAGAAAGACTCCTACCCCAGGTTCCTGAGGTCCAAAATGTACTTAGATTTGCTGTCCCAAAGCCAGAGGAGGCTCAGTTAG
- the RGS8 gene encoding regulator of G-protein signaling 8 isoform X1: MAALLMPRRNKGMRTRLGCLSHKSDSCSDFTAILPDKPNRALKRLSTEEATRWADSFDVLLSHKYGVAAFRAFLKTEFSEENLEFWLACEEFKKTRSTAKLVSKAHRIFEEFVDVQAPREVNIDFQTREATRKNMQEPSLTCFDQAQGKVHSLMEKDSYPRFLRSKMYLDLLSQSQRRLS, translated from the exons GAACAAAGGGATGAGGACTCGACTGGGATGCCTGTCTCACAAGTCAGATTCGTGTAGTGATTTCACAGCTATTCTTCCCGACAAACCCAACCGTGCTCTAAA gAGATTATCTACAGAAGAAGCTACGAGGTGGGCAGATTCCTTTGATGTACTTCTCTCCCATAAGT ATGGAGTGGCTGCATTCCGTGCCTTCTTGAAGACGGAGTTCAGCGAGGAGAACCTGGAGTTCTGGCTGGCCTGTGAGGAGTTCAAGAAGACCAGGTCAACTGCAAAACTGGTCTCCAAGGCCCACAGGATCTTTGAGGAGTTTGTGGATGTGCAGGCTCCGAGGGAG GTAAACATAGACTTCCAGACTCGAGAAGCCACGAGGAAGAACATGCAAGAACCATCcctgacttgctttgaccaagcCCAGGGAAAAGTACACAGCCTCATGGAGAAAGACTCCTACCCCAGGTTCCTGAGGTCCAAAATGTACTTAGATTTGCTGTCCCAAAGCCAGAGGAGGCTCAGTTAG